The Mauremys reevesii isolate NIE-2019 linkage group 1, ASM1616193v1, whole genome shotgun sequence genome has a segment encoding these proteins:
- the ARHGEF5 gene encoding rho guanine nucleotide exchange factor 5 isoform X1 produces MESEEANGGDPFPPATSSPSEENPDPTPARRGHDATTESVEMSTELPGSAEGAQISIAQDPLRHLSAGESAEMCGRSSNPVLSELEQRERDLRHQRGLSEWEKEPAVQERSLEKQRWDHSSNSEQGKLAHPESSQYSSFPNTVPQATATHDKTPQVQSPVLQIEFPQDQKQSLACHIAVPQAQHKETSMTDTIPIQGELATKHFMVCKDISEVHCKTETLHDDTIGDPPLQGLDVANGTIRELPPSTEAVAGTDEEPSPGMDVIGRMNPMPSVDNGEKVGGLQGAGEDTDSSSSHHPPYPLSDDSQGNSQLTGGNADGKMVLSSHERGNNALATDQKTEVAAWQSPSGSINLLPEEEKGADDGRAEGSTECPRVCVFHILNAAKNTEQEEWQREQLECGEEPEEEEQSEEKQPELEQEEPEWEKLEKEAKPVHEEQVWDREDQKEKRWDELEQEPGREEAEQEAPPPALNPASPSLSKQNWDLHDEGESISSAEGTGLASLPQESFSKDQHSGEDELFSIVLKACIGGANERAQPPAVIKSESQKPAGGSSMMHSPTCHISEHWGDMGVSDPFSSISFSGQDCEETCQDNRASNGEDGHSDGDGRTVQSFDDRGAISPLCREVTSSGAGNPDSSGTLDPSSGARNLGSFGPADPHPVAENPAFPSHYDFTPASPSEFNSAASAAGQSQEDADERSQMSPVGCTDQDKAPVSVQDTSRQTSYLQEAASSEGASVTTSTESVQTPHGLLTPEKGLNEDPSAPPSISKAFRSPPSRQSLPTDKDEVESTPAAPATMHLESSQAPNMALAPANYLEKVQRHQKPPTRSFVFQGKEMEANMVHTAQQNPLLDESHLSLEVEVPGTGSALNAVPQPPEEAVVLALEQHTQPTPPEPDSSSPLAPAPDANQLTYPLAPAPDSPLAPVPDADQLTHRPAPALGSPLATVPDAKQLTHPLAPVPCSPLAPAPDADQLTHPPAPAPDSPLATVPDADQLTHPPAPALGSPLATVPDTEQLTHPPAPVPSSPLAPAPDADQLTHPPAPAPSSPLAPDATQLAHHPGLALGSPLAPMPDANQLTHPPAAVPSSPLAPVSDADQFTHTLVPAPSSPPAPDATQVAHPLAPVPSLPQALVPDTDQLTHPPAPAPSSPPVPVYDTTQLIHPLAPVPSLLLAPVPDADQLAHSPSPVPGLPPALVPDATQLAHSLVPLPSLPLSPAPDATQLAHPLAPEPDADQLARHLAPAPSSPVTPAPDADQLTRHLAPAPSSLVTPAPDANQLAHPLAPGSLLVPVPDATQPPASAPGSPLAPLADATQLTHPPAPVPGSPSSPLALLADAYQLLQSQSLVPDSNQPPAPAPDIDQPLPPVSNSNPPLNYVSDSSQLLATAPNSSCPAQAPASVPDADSLAHALVPAPAVADGEENPLLMQMTHEGVSDAQWDPVTSLTLDVVDTSDLGVTSLAESSDFPTLENEAPMGHSDRSPEAMGQHLATHCGKSAPDYTSRPSLGGWGTSTDSQSRNSPQPPPLLAFSNPIHFLQFSPPSPPAIRTLYRQDAVFEEPQWDQAQAGPTSVDTRNRTAPAVIIEKTEGARTCKQKMEGQGEPLQLVAQVKEELARHAPLEKSSSWPDKKVIRVDMKEWGLNSGSQENVIKRRAKSRDWHRQGLRKMSVLPDNLQEEGAHKDQPTSLDTVILREKKSAATLDNFKRRHSKLINSSGLLYQEYSDVALNKAIQSQKRADSLAEDSELSSPSSPRLRRKVLSQQDSYLQRLSISSNASLWQDIPMIRGSRMLLNMSRDDQKLQEAKFELIMSEASYLRSLNVAVDHFQCSSELQTLLTNQERKWLFSRLQEVRDVSASFLFELEEKFEENMFNFNVCDVALRHAPEFRKVYLPYVTNQTYQEQIFQKLVTGNARFQQVLEKLESATVCQRLSLKSFLILPFQRITRLKLLLQNILKRTPPESDEEVQATQAYDALEKLIKDCNENVQRMKSTEELIYLRQKIDFECKIFPLVSQSRRLVKCGELMALHNTLSTKGKPTTRPIYLHLFNDCLLLSRPREGGRFVVFDHAAFSDVRGEKCEMKLHGPNKNVFRLFLLKNNQGKRVEFLFRTETHSEKLRWISALAPPRGEPDLLESPDSPQVQCIRTYKARENDELALEKADILMVMQNSNDGWMEGVKLSDGERGWFPSEHVEVISSKHARQMNLKEEQRVKNAKQQVFCKK; encoded by the exons ATGGAATCTGAAGAAGCCAATGGGGGAGACCCCTTTCCCCCAGCAACCAGCAGCCCTAGTGAGGAAAACCCTGATCCTACACCAGCCAGAAGGGGACATGATGCCACCACTGAGTCTGTAGAGATGAGCACTGAGCTGCCTGGCTCTGCAGAAGGAGCACAGATCTCCATTGCCCAGGATCCTCTGAGGCATCTCTCTGCTGGGGAATCAGCAGAGATGTGTGGCAGATCCTCTAACCCTGTTCTGTCAGAACTGGAACAAAGGGAGAGAGATCTAAGGCACCAGAGAGGACTCTCAGAGTGGGAGAAAGAGCCTGCAGTACAAGAGAGATCTTTGGAAAAACAGAGATGGGATCACTCCTCGAACTCTGAACAGGGAAAATTAGCTCATCCTGAAAGCAGTCAGTATTCTTCCTTTCCCAACACAGTCCCACAGGCAACAGCCACTCATGACAAAACCCCACAGGTACAGTCTCCAGTCCTTCAGATTGAATTTCCTCAGGATCAGAAACAGTCCCTGGCATGTCATATTGCTGTCCCCCAGGCACAGCATAAGGAAACCTCAATGACAGACACTATTCCCATCCAGGGGGAACTAGCCACTAAACACTTCATGGTGTGTAAAGACATTTCAGAGGTTCATTGCAAGACTGAGACTTTGCATGATGACACTATTGGAGATCCCCCCTTGCAGGGATTGGATGTAGCAAATGGGACCATCAGAGAGCTCCCGCCAAGTactgaagcagtggcagggacGGACGAGGAGCCATCTCCTGGGATGGATGTAATAGGCAGGATGAATCCCATGCCTTCTGTAGATAATGGTGAAAAAGTGGGAGGCTTACAGGGAGCGGGAGAGGATACAGACTCTTCCTCTTCACATCACCCACCCTATCCCTTATCAGATGACAGCCAAGGAAATTCACAGCTGACAGGAGGAAATGCAGATGGAAAGATGGTCCTGTCATCCCATGAGAGGGGAAACAATGCCTTGGCCACAGACCAGAAAACAGAAGTGGCTGCTTGGCAAAGTCCATCTGGTTCTATAAACCTCCTTccggaggaggagaaaggagcaGATGATGGAAGAGCAGAAGGCAGCACTGAATGTCCAAGAGTGTGTGTCTTCCACATACTGAATGCTGcaaaaaacacagagcaggaggagTGGCAGCGTGAGCAGCTAGAATGCGGGGAGGAGCCAGAAGAGGAGGAGCAGTCAGAAGAGAAGCAGCCAGAGCTGGAACAGGAGGAGCCAGAatgggagaagctagagaaggaagCGAAACCAGTGCACGAGGAGCAAGTATGGGACAGGGAAGATCAGAAGGAAAAGAGGTGGgatgagctggaacaagagccagggagggaagaggcggagcaggagGCTCCACCACCAGCACTCAATCCAGCATCACCTTCTCTCTCCAAGCAAAACTGGGACCTCCATGATGAGGGGGAGAGCATTTCCTCGGCTGAGGGAACAGGGCTGGCCTCTCTGCCCCAGGAATCATTCTCCAAAGATCAGCATTCTGGTGAGGATGAACTCTTCAGCATAGTGTTGAAGGCCTGCATTGGAGGAGCAAATGAAAGAGCTCAGCCACCTGCTGTGATAAAGTCTGAAAGTCAGAAGCCAGCGGGTGGGAGTTCCATGATGCACTCCCCCACTTGCCACATCTCTGAGCACTGGGGAGACATGGGGGTTTCTGACCCTTTCAGCTCCATTTCTTTCAGTGGCCAAGATTGTGAAGAAACCTGTCAGGATAACAGAGCCAGTAATGGTGAGGATGGCCATAGTGATGGAGATGGAAGGACAGTCCAGAGCTTTGATGACAGAGGAGCCATATCTCCATTATGCAGAGAAGTAACCTCATCTGGTGCAGGGAACCCAGACTCTTCTGGGACTCTGGACCCTTCTTCTGGTGCCAGGAACTTGGGATCTTTTGGTCCCGCAGATCCTCATCCTGTTGCAGAAAACCCAGCATTTCCCAGCCATTACGATTTCACTCCAGCCTCACCATCAGAGTTCAACTCGGCAGCATCAGCAGCTGGCCAATCTCAGGAGGATGCTGATGAAAGATCGCAAATGAGCCCTGTGGGATGTACTGACCAGGACAAAGCACCAGTCTCTGTACAGGACACATCCAGACAGACTTCTTACCTGCAGGAGGCAGCTTCTAGTGAAGGAGCCTCAGTGACCACCAGCACAGAGAGTGTCCAGACTCCTCATGGGCTGCTTACACCTGAGAAGGGCCTTAATGAAGACCCTAGTGCCCCACCTTCCATCTCCAAGGCTTTCAGAAGTCCCCCTTCAAGGCAGAGCCTGCCAACAGACAAAGATGAAGTAGAATCtactcctgcagctccagctaCAATGCACCTGGAGTCATCCCAAGCACCAAACATGGCTCTCGCTCCTGCAAATTacctggagaaagtccagaggcaCCAAAAGCCCCCAACGAGAAGTTTTGTTTTCCAGGGAAAGGAAATGGAAGCAAACATGGTTCACACAGCACAACAAAACCCTTTACTTGATGAGTCACATTTGAGCTTAGAGGTGGAAGTGCCAGGAACAGGAAGTGCCCTTAACGCTGTACCGCAGCCCCCAGAAGAAGCTGTAGTCCTGGCCCTGGAGCAGCACACACAGCCTACTCCTCCTGAGCCTGACTCCAGCTCGCCCCTGGCTCCTGCACCTGATGCCAACCAGCTCACCTACCCTCTGGCACCTGCGCCCGACTCACCCCTGGCTCCTGTGCCTGACGCTGACCAGCTCACCCACCGTCCAGCGCCTGCACTTGGCTCACCTCTGGCCACCGTGCCTGACGCCAAGCAGCTCACCCACCCTCTGGCTCCTGTGCCCTGCTCACCCCTAGCCCCTGCACCTGATGCCGACCAGCTCACCCACCCTCCAGCGCCTGCGCCCGATTCACCCCTGGCCACCGTGCCTGACGCTGACCAGCTCACCCACCCTCCGGCGCCTGCACTTGGCTCACCTCTGGCCACTGTGCCTGACACCGAGCAGCTCACCCACCCTCCGGCTCCTGTGCCCAGCTCACCCCTAGCCCCTGCACCTGATGCCGACCAGCTCACCCACCCTCCGGCTCCTGCGCCCAGCTCACCTCTGGCCCCTGATGCCACCCAGCTTGCCCACCATCCAGGGCTTGCGCTCGGCTCACCTCTGGCCCCCATGCCTGACGCCAACCAACTCACCCACCCTCCAGCTGCTGTGCCCAGCTCGCCCCTGGCTCCTGTGTCTGATGCCGACCAGTTCACTCACACTCTGGTTCCTGCACCCAGCTCGCCACCAGCCCCTGATGCCACCCAGGTCGCCCACCCTCTGGCTCCTGTGCCCAGCTTACCCCAGGCTCTTGTGCCTGATACCGACCAGCTCACCCACCCTCCAGCTCCTGCACCCAGCTCGCCCCCAGTCCCTGTGTATGATACCACCCAGCTCATCCACCCACTGGCTCCTGTGCCCAGCTTGCTCTTGGCACCTGTGCCTGACGCCGACCAACTCGCCCACTCTCCATCTCCTGTGCCCGGCTTGCCCCCAGCCCTTGTGCCTGATGCCACCCAGCTTGCCCACTCTTTAGTACCTTTGCCCAGCTTGCCCCTGTCTCCTGCGCCTGATGCCACCCAGCTCGCCCACCCTCTGGCTCCTGAACCTGATGCCGACCAGCTCGCCCGCCATCTGGCTCCTGCACCCAGCTCACCCGTGACTCCTGCACCTGATGCCGACCAGCTCACCCGCCATCTGGCTCCTGCACCCAGCTCCCTCGTGACTCCTGCACCTGATGCCAATCAGCTTGCCCACCCTCTGGCTCCTGGCTCACTCCTGGTTCCTGTGCCTGATGCCACCCAGCCTCCAGCTTCTGCACCTGGCTCACCCTTGGCTCCTTTGGCTGATGCCACCCAGCTCACCCACCCACCGGCTCCTGTGCCTGGCTCGCCCAGCTCGCCCCTGGCTCTTCTGGCTGATGCCTACCAGCTTCTCCAGTCTCAGTCCCTTGTGCCTGACTCCAACCAGCCTCCAGCCCCTGCACCTGATATTGACCAGCCTCTGCCTCCTGTATCTAACTCCAATCCACCTCTAAACTATGTATCAGATTCTAGTCAGTTACTGGCCACTGCCCCCAATTCCAGCTGccctgcccaggctccagcctctGTGCCTGATGCCGACAGCCTTGCTCATGCTCTGGTCCCTGCCCCTGCTGTGGCAGATGGAGAAGAGAACCCCCTCCTAATGCAGATGACCCACGAGGGAGTGTCTGATGCCCAGTGGGATCCTGTCACCTCACTTACACTGGATGTGGTGGACACCAGTGACTTAGGGGTCACTTCATTGGCCGAGAGCTCAGATTTTCCCACTTTGGAGAATGAGGCACCCATGGGCCACTCTGACAGAAGCCCTGAAGCAATGGGTCAGCACCTGGCTACACACTGTGGAAAGTCCGCACCTGATTACACCTCCAGGCCCTCCTTGGGAGGGTGGGGAACATCCACAGACTCTCAGAGTAGAAATTCACCACAGCCACCCCCACTACTAGCTTTCTCCAACCCAATCCACTTCCTGCAGTTCAGCCCTCCATCGCCACCAGCCATCAGAACACTGTACCGACAGGACGCAGTCTTCGAGGAGCCCCAGTGGGACCAGGCACAGGCAGGCCCCACCAGCGTGGATACGAGGAACAGAACAGCCCCTGCAGTGATAATAGAGAAAACAGAGGGCGCTAGGACATGCAAGCAAAAGATGGAAGGGCAGGGAGAACCACTTCAGCTTGTGGCCCAAGTGAAAGAGGAGTTGGCCAGACATGCACCCTTGGAGAAGTCATCAAGTTGGCCAGATAAAAAAGTCATCAGGGTGGACATGAAGGAGTGGGGACTCAATTCAGGGAGTCAGGAGAACGTGATCAAACGCCGAGCAAAAAGCAGAGATTGGCATCGGCAGGGCCTGAGGAAGATGTCAGTACTGCCAGACAACTTACAAG AGGAGGGAGCACACAAGGACCAGCCAACCAGCTTAGACACAGTTATACTTCG GGAGAAGAAATCTGCAGCCACACTGGATAATTTCAAGCGCCGACACTCCAAACTGATCAACTCCT CAGGGTTATTGTATCAGGAATACAGCGACGTGGCTCTGAACAAGGCAATCCAAAGCCAGAAGAGAGCAGATTCTTTGGCAGAGGACTCTGAACTAAGCTCTCCAAGCTCCCCAAGGTTACGGAGGAAAGTGCTGTCTCAGCAGGACTCGTATCTTCAGCGTCTGTCAATCTCGTCCAACGCGTCCCTCTGGCAGGACATCCCCATGATCCGAGGAAGCAGAATGCTGCTGAACATGTCCCGAGATGATCAGAAACTGCAGGAG GCCAAGTTCGAGTTGATCATGTCAGAGGCCTCGTACTTGCGCAGTTTAAATGTGGCAGTGGATCACTTCCAGTGCTCATCAGAACTCCAGACACTCCTCACCAATCAGGAGCGCAAGTGGCTTTTCTCCCGCCTGCAGGAAGTGCGTGATGTCAGTGCCAG TTTCCTCTTCGAGCTGGAGGAGAAGTTTGAGGAGAACATGTTCAACTTCAACGTGTGTGATGTGGCTCTGAGACATGCCCCTGAATTCCGCAAGGTGTATCTACCATACGTGACAAATCAGACCTACCAGGAGCAGATTTTCCAGAAGCTAGT gactgGGAATGCAAGGTTCCAGCAAGtcctggagaaactggaaagtgCCACGGTGTGCCAGCGCCTCTCGCTCAAATCCTTCCTCATTCTCCCCTTCCAACGCATCACCCGACTCAAACTCCTCCTACAG AATATATTGAAGAGAACCCCGCCTGAGTCGGATGAAGAAGTGCAGGCCACACAGGCTTATGATGCACTGGAGAAG ctcaTAAAGGACTGCAACGAAAACGTCCAGCGCATGAAGAGCACTGAGGAGCTGATCTACCTAAGACAAAAGATTGATTTTGAGTGCAAG ATATTCCCACTGGTCTCACAGTCAAGGCGGCTTGTGAAGTGTGGTGAGCTGATGGCGTTGCACAACACTCTGAGCACCAAGGGGAAACCTACCACCCGCCCCATCTACCTGCACCTCTTCAATGACTGCCTGCTCCTGTCCCGGCCCAGGGA GGGTGGGCGCTTTGTCGTGTTTGATCATGCTGCATTTTCAGATGTACGTGGGGAGAAGTGTGAGATGAAGCTGCATGGgccaaacaaaaatgttttccgTCTTTTTCTCCTTAAGAACAACCAGGGGAAAAGAGTGGAATTCCTCTTTCGCACAGAGACACA CAGTGAGAAGCTGCGATGGATCTCCGCTCTGGCGCCACCACGAGGAGAACCAGATCTCTTAGAAAGCCCTG ACTCACCTCAGGTTCAGTGCATACGGACATACAAAGCTCGGGAGAATGACGAGCTGGCTCTGGAGAAAGCAGATATCCTCATGGTCATGCAGAACAGCAACGACG GCTGGATGGAAGGAGTGAAACTCTCAGATGGAGAGAGAGGCTGGTTTCCCTCAGAGCATGTGGAAGTGATCTCCAGCAAACACGCACGCCAGATGAACCTAAAGGAGGAACAGCGTGTGAAGAATGCCAAACAGCAGGTCTTCTGCAAGAAATAG